The sequence below is a genomic window from Curtobacterium sp. MCPF17_002.
TCGGCCTCGAGCACGTCCCCGTCCACCCGCACCCGGCCGTCGTCCTGCAGGGTGGCGTGGCCCCGACGACGTCCGCCGCCGAGCCGTTCCCCGGCGTCGAGCAGCGCATCCCGCACCGTGCGACCGTCGACACGTCCGCCGCCCTCGATCCAGAGGGCGTCGAGCCCCTCCGCGAGCGGCGGGAACAGCTCGCGGGCACGGGCACCGCCGACGCGTTCGACCCGACCGACGACGTCCGGCTCGGCCGCGCGCCGGCGCTCCACCCGCGCCTCGGCAGCGTCGACCTCGGCCGGGTCCGCGTTCACCACGAGCGCCCCGCTCCGACGGTGGTCGGTGCGGGTGACACCGACCTCGGCGAGCCGTGCCAGGACCTCCGGCCAGAACGCTGCACCGCGTACGTACAGGTCCGCGAAGGGTCCGTCGATCGCCGACGACCACGGCTGCAGGATGCCGGCGCTCGCCGCGGTCGCCTGGCCCGTGGCCCCGTCGTCCACCAGCACGACGTCCACTCCTCGGCGAGCCAGGGCGAAGAAGGTGGCGGCGCCGGCGATGCCCGACCCGATGACGACGGCGGAACGTGACTCCATCCCATGATTGTCGGGCATCCCCGTCCTGGGGGTTGACCCTCGTGCGGAGCGCTCCGCACACTGTGTTGCGCCGAGCCGAGGGGGCTCGGTGCTCGACCACCGTCCGGATCACCGTCCGGACGGCCGTCTTCGTCAGGGGAGTCATCATCGTGCGGACGTCGTCCGTGACCGCAGGGGCGGTCGCACTCGGGATCGCGCTGGTCGCGGTCCTCACCTCGACCGGGGGGACGTCGGCGGAAGCCGCACCGTCGTGCCGCGGGGACCGGATCAGCGTCGCCGACCTCGCGACCGGCTGCGCCGTGTCCTCCGGCACCGTCGTGCTGTCCGACGGCCGCCGCTTCGCCGTCCCCGCGCCCGGCACCACGGTGTCCGCGATGCCGGTGGCCGCGGCCGGAGCCGCTGACCACGGCGACGTGTCGATCACGAACACGGGCCGCACCGGCCTCGCGGTGCGCGTCGACGACGTCTGGAAGGGTGCCGCCGCAGCCGTGCGACAGGAGCGGAACGCCGTCCGCGGGCGCCTGGCGGTCACGCCGCAGGCCGCGACCACGACGACGGCCGCGAAGCCCTCGAGCTGCACGAACAAGACGTACTCGCGGCTGGGCTTCCGGTGGTCCGCACCGGTCACCTGGAGCTACAACCCAGCCGGCCAGAAGGTGTCCGGCGCCTCGTCCATCCGCGCGGGAGCGGACGCGTGGACGGGTGCCATCGCCTCCTGCGGCAAGAAGGTCACCACGACCGCGGGTGAGCGCCTCGCGGGCAACACCACGCAGGCGATCGGCGTCACCTCGGCCGGTGGGTGCGGCAAGTCGAGCGGCGCGAGCGTCGTCGGCTGGGGCTCGCTGCCGTCCGGCACCCTCGCCGTCACGTGCGTCTGGTCGCGGTCGGGTGCAGCGGTCGAGATCGACCAGCGGTACACGACAGGACAGCAGTGGAACACCGCCACGACCTGCTCGGGAGCCCGCTTCGACCTGCGCGGTGTCGCCACGCACGAGTGGGGGCACGCGTTCGGGCTGGGGCACACCGCGCAGAACAGCGGCCTCGTCATGAAGCCGGCGTCGACGACCTGCGAGACGGGGCAGCGCACGCTCGGGCTCGGCGACGTGGTGGGCATCGACGCGGTCTACTGACGCGGCGGGCTCGCGGTGCGGTGCGCGCGGTGGGCGTTGGTGAGGAGGTGACCGCCCACCGCACGCCACCCGTCCCACGGGACCGCTCACCCGGCCGGCGGAGCGAGGGGCGTCGCATCGTGGATTCTCTAGGATCGACACATGTCGACGACCATGCCGGGCTTCGGGACGGAGCGCATCACGCAGCTCGGGCTGCGGGACCGTGTGTACGACCGGGTGCTCGAGGTCCTCATGGGACACGACGTCGAACCGGGCATGCGCCTGTCGATCGACGGACTCGCCCGCACGCTCGGGGTCTCACCGACTCCAGTGCGCGAAGCGCTCGTGCAGCTCGAACGGACCGGACTCGTCACGCGTGAGGCGAACAAGGGCTACCGGGTGTCCCCGCCGCTCGCCG
It includes:
- a CDS encoding matrixin family metalloprotease is translated as MTAGAVALGIALVAVLTSTGGTSAEAAPSCRGDRISVADLATGCAVSSGTVVLSDGRRFAVPAPGTTVSAMPVAAAGAADHGDVSITNTGRTGLAVRVDDVWKGAAAAVRQERNAVRGRLAVTPQAATTTTAAKPSSCTNKTYSRLGFRWSAPVTWSYNPAGQKVSGASSIRAGADAWTGAIASCGKKVTTTAGERLAGNTTQAIGVTSAGGCGKSSGASVVGWGSLPSGTLAVTCVWSRSGAAVEIDQRYTTGQQWNTATTCSGARFDLRGVATHEWGHAFGLGHTAQNSGLVMKPASTTCETGQRTLGLGDVVGIDAVY
- a CDS encoding FAD-dependent oxidoreductase — its product is MESRSAVVIGSGIAGAATFFALARRGVDVVLVDDGATGQATAASAGILQPWSSAIDGPFADLYVRGAAFWPEVLARLAEVGVTRTDHRRSGALVVNADPAEVDAAEARVERRRAAEPDVVGRVERVGGARARELFPPLAEGLDALWIEGGGRVDGRTVRDALLDAGERLGGGRRRGHATLQDDGRVRVDGDVLEADAVVLAGGAWTNGLLGALGLRIPVAPQRGQITHLTLPGVDTTHWPSVHPLSHHYLVAFDGSRVAVGATRETGSGFDARVTAAGQLQVLRDALSIAPGLADATVLETRVGLRPLADDAMPIVGAVPGHEGLFVATGYGAAGLTMGPLLGDALARRILGDAAPELDALQPTPVRV